GCCCGGCCTACACATTCAATCACAATATCAAATTGATGATGAAGAGCTTCCATCACACCTGCTGCTGCAGGAGATACCGCTTCATCCGCACCTAATTCAACTAATCGGTCATGTTTGAACATTTCCGTCTCACTGACAATGATCCCTTTAACACCCGCAGCTTTTACGAGCTGCAAGAACAATTGACCAATAAAACCACCACCGATAATCAGGACTTGGTGAGCCCTACGAATGTCGAGCTTCTTATAGCCATGAAGAACACAACCTAGAGGTTCAATCATTGCCCCTTCGATCCAGCTCATTTCATCAGGTAACAAGTAACAGTTCGCGGCAGGTACTACGCAATATTCTCCCATGCCTCCATCACGAGTTACTCCAACAGCCTGCAAGTTATCGCACAGATGCACTTTTCCATTCCGGCAAAAATAACAGTTCCCACAATAGATGTTAGGATCCACGGATACACGGTCCCCAACCTGAAGAGCCGTAACCTCGTCACCCACAGCAACCACTTCCCCTGCGAGCTCATGCCCTAACACAACCGGAGCGGTCACCTCCGCAGACCCAGGATATCCATGATAAATATGCTGATCTGTACCACAGATCCCGCAGCATTTCACACGAAGTTTAACTTCTTTGAGGCCTACAGCTGGAGCTTCCCATTCCATAAAATCAATGCGCTTATTTCCCTGAAATACAGCCGCCTTCATATTAGTACATCTCCTTCAGTTCTAAGCTTCTGTATAGATGCATCATTCATCGCCGTCACACGTAGGGTTTCCCAAGGAAGTTCCCCTGCAGCAGCATGATGTACATGAACCGTCTTCTCCTCACCTGGGATCAGATCAAAGAAATTATCATCCATGATCACCCAAGGAGCATCCAGTTCAATCATCACCATCCGGGCAACACGATCCGAGATCAAACGGATATGTCCTTTTACTTCATCCACAGAGATCTGAATATGTGCTTCTTGATAATCCATATCTTTATAATCTCTTAAATAGAGAACATACTCTTCTGTCATCTGTTTCTTCGAACGAAGCACGGCCACAACCTCGCGCGGACTATACTGTTGCAGCACCTCAGCCTCAGGTAAATTGGCAAAATTAATTTTACCGTTCGCTTCAACGGTCACATCGAATGCACGCTGATATACAATCGTACCATCCATCTGATAGATTGTTAATTCCGCCTCATCCTCATAAATCTCACGCCGATCATTAACAGCCCATAACTGCAGCTGCCCATTCGGATCATGATCTACACATAAGAGTACCGGTGCAAAGAATTTACGCGCATAGTGATAGCTTGCTTTTGGCAAGCCATAGTAATCGATGACAGACCAGCTTGTTCCCGGCCAGCAATCATTAAACTGCCAGAACAAAGCCCCGCTCGTATCCGGCTTATTACGGCGATAATGCTCAATACCATATCTTAACCCTTCTGCCTGGGTAAGCATCGAGAATTGAATATATTCATAGATATCCTTCGGAATTCCAGTAAAACCTTCCATGAGCATAATGCCCTTTGGATAATGGATATCTTTATTACGGTATTTCATTTCATCGCTATCCCAGTAGAACTGATTGTCCGGCATGTTCTTCGCTAAAGTATAACGATTGGAAGCGGCATGCAGTCCGAATTCACTGGCGAATTTCGTGAAATCTGACTTGAATCGTTTGAACGATATCCCTTCAACACTATAATCCTGTGTCTGTGGTTCACCAAATTGACGAGGCTCATTATTCCCATGCCAAACTTGCCAGTTATGTGTATCGCCCACATCACGCGAATTATGATCATTTCCGCCAAAAGGGGAACTAGGCCAAAACGTTCGCGTTGGATCGAGCTGCTCCAACACCGCAGGCATGAGCTCATGATATATTTTCTCTCCATAAAAAGGATGTGTAATCTCGCCGCTAGAGGAGAGTGCCTCATACAACCAATCATTCTCGTTATTCCCGCACCATAAGGCAAGACTCGTACGACTGCGAAGACGTGTTACGACCTGCTCAATTTCTCGGTGAACATTATTCATGAAATTACGATTATAATCTGGATACAACGCACAAGCGAACATGAAGTCCTGCCAGATTAAGATTCCTAACCGGTCACATTCATCAAAGAAAATATCCCGCTCATAAATGCCTCCGCCCCAAGCGCGAATCATATTCATATTGGCAGCCTTGGCCATTTGAAGGAGATGCGTATATCGGCTATCCGGTACGGTCGCAATAAAGCTATCAATAGGGATCCAATTTGCACCTTTGGCAAAAACCTTTACACCGTTCAATACAAACGTAAAAGCATGGCGCCCCTCTTCATCAAGCTGCATTAACTCGATCTTACGAATCCCAAATCGCTGCTCATAAGTATCGATTGGCTCCCCATCTGCAAATAACGTAACACGTAATTGATATAAGAAAGGCGTTCCTAGATCATGCGTCCACCATAGCTTCGGATCTATCACCCGCAAAGTAACTGAATGATGAAGCGTGCGTGCTGTAATCGCCCCGTCAACCGTAATCCCTGAAGCTCTGTCTAAAGAGACATACGCTTCCGCAACGCGCTCTGTACCTTCTAAGAGTTCCACACACGCCGTATATGAACACTCGCGATCAAAGGCATGTGCGCATAAATCCACATCAACGATACCTACTTGATCCTGGATCGAAGTTGTTCGAGCAAACACATGATCTAAATGTGCATGACGGCGTTTAATTAAATGCACCTCTTTCCAAATCCCTGCACAGACCAGACGTGGACCCCAGTCCCAGCCAAAATGACTCTGCGCTTTACGTGTCCAGATCCGCTTCTTGCTAAAGCCTGACCAATAATATTGGATCTTATCGCCTGCGTGCACATGAATAGGATCAATTTTTACGGCAAGCGTATTCTTCCCTTGATTTAATTCACGGGTTACATCAAAAGAATGGCTGATGAACATATTATCCGTTGATCCAAGCTCCACACCGTTAAGATATACGGTCGCATAGGTATCTAACCCTTCGAACAATAGCTCCATCTTCTCACCAGGTTGAGGATCAGAATCGTATGAAAAGACCGTTCGATACCACCATACCTTTTCTTCAACCCAACGGCATTTCTGATCTTGGTGGCCAAAGAAAGGATCCTCAATGATGCCTTTCTCCCGAAGCGTCGTATGGATATCACCGGGCACTGTGGTGGTCATCCAGAAATAATCAATGAACTCTGGGGATGCAACTTCAAGATCCCGGACTTCCCCGACATTAAAATCACGAAGTTTCCAGTTTTCAGTTAATTTGATATTCATTATCTTCGTCATCTCTCCCAAATTAAAACGCCAAAACCACTACGGTTTTGACGTTTTATTGTTATACGTATACCAAGCTGTCTAGAATTTCTTGTACACTAAGTTCTGCGCAAGCCATTGATGTATCCGCAACTCCGTAATACATTTTGACGACATCGCCTTCCACAAGTGCACCGCAAGAGAATACAACATCTCCGAAGAATCCATTCTTCTCATAATCCGCTTCCGGCTCCATAATCGGAGCATTGGAACGCGCAATCACTTTCGAGGGATCATTTAGATCTAACAAGACTGCCCCCATGCAATAGCGATGTTCCAGTGTTGCCCCGTGATACAACTCCAGCCAACCTTTATCGGTCTTGAATGGAACCGCACCGCCGCCAATCCGGCCACTATCCCACATCCCGTCACGCAAACCGATCAGATGCTTATGATTGCCCCAATATAATAAATTGTCCGATTCTGCAATCCATATTTCAGGATTTCCCGTGCTTTTCGTCGTTGGACGGTGCAATGCATAATATTTGCCGTTAATTTTCTCTGGGAAAATCAATACGTCTTTATTATCCGGCCCAAAGATCATGCCGTGATGAGTTACATTCACGAAATCTTTAGTTGATACCAGCGATTCTCCAACGCCCACTGGGGAGACTGCCGAGAAATATATATAGTAGGTATCCGCAATTTGGGTTACGCGGGGATCTTCTACCCCGAAGGTTTCCAGTGAATTGGAAGGGTACACAAATGGCTTCTCATCCACCGTAAAATGATGTCCATCCTTACTTCGAGCAATTCGGATATAAGATAATGAAGTCAAGTACTGGAATGTAGCACTGGCGGATCTATTCTTGATCACACGCGGATCAGAGAAATCGAAACGCTCGTCATCCGTATTCAGATCCAAAATATCTAATTCATTGGTCTCCGGATTATAAATCGGAGCTTTCACAATTTTAGGGTCCTTACTGATTGGACGTTCTGCTACTCGAAGAAACATTAATATTTCACCATTATAGCTAGCGATACCGGCATTAAATGCACCGATCACTTCAAAGTCCTCGTGATACGGCTTGACGTCCGCCGGTGTAATCAGCGGATTTTGTTCATAACGATAGATTTTCATGTTGTAATAACTCCCTTAACCAAATGGATTTCATGCTATAAAATTTCAAATTGAGCAAATGGATCAGGGATTGTCGCACGTTGTGCTTCGGCATCGCTGATTCCTGCATATATGTGAGCTGTGCCGTCTTGATGACGTACGAGCCCGCCGCTGAATACGACATCTTCTAAATCAGGACGTTTGGCAACACCTGGCAAGAACTGATTGCGTACAGCGATTAATTGAATATCCGAATAATTACCTGTTTCCGGATCGATAGCGAATACCATGGGGTAGTAGTGACGATCACCCGCCTCATCAAAAGATGCGATATGCCCAAGGACACCGAGAAGCCCGTTCTTCAGCAAGTGTGCTTCATTCGCGCCGCCCCACTCTTCATCAACGAACTGCCCTTCCAACAACGGTGTTTCTTCGATCAACGGAATGGATAACGCCTCCAACGAGGCAATGCGGGTAAAACCGATTTTCCCGCGTCCTCCTTTATCTCCTTGAGGGCGGGTCAGCACTCCAATGCTATCTTTCAGGTCAACCAGCCGCAAATCTTTCATACCATCCGGACCAATAAAGAATAATTCTAAGCTAGCGATGTTCTTCCCGCGGTAGAATACTGTACGCCACATTAAGGCATCAGCTTTTACCGGATGCGGGTAAATTTGAACACCTCCAACAATTAATTCGCCATTGATTTTCGTAAAAAACGGATCTTGAAGTTTAAGAATAGGCGCTCCTTCACGAGGAGCCCACTGTCCATCACGCTCGACGAAAAAAACGACATTGGAATGCTCGCTGTCACGGGCTTCAACCCGACCTGCTATCACCCATTCACCTTCATCTTGGAAAGGTGCTGTAATGTTATAGACATCTTTGTGATCTACACCGGTGAAATTTAATTTCTGCGTATCTGTTACGAACACGTCTTTCATCGCGTATTCCATGAGCAATTGTTCACATGTTTTCACAGCAGTTTTGTGCAGCTTCATAATAATAACGATCCTCTCTAATCAAATAATAGCGGCTCGCACATCCATATTGCGGCTTCATTCGGCAATAAGGTGACCAAGTCTGTGCCGCTCACTGTCTCTCGGCGGCTTGATAATATACAGGCTGCTTGCCCATCCAACAACATACTAGGATCAATCTGTACGCTTTGCTTGTCAAAATTCAAAGCTACGAGTGCTCTAGTATTGAGTGCTTTCAACGTTCTTACATATAAAATAAGATTGCCTCTGCGTTCCAGCACGTCATAATCTCCGAACTGAAACACGTCCTGTGTATTGCGCAAGCGGAGAAGCTTTTTATAATAATGAAGTAATGAATTCGGTTGACTTGATTCGGACTGCACGTTTAATTGCTCATAATTTGGGCCCATGTCAATCCATGGTTTCCCTGAAGTAAACCCGCCCTGGGGACCTGCGTTCCATTGCATCGGAGAACGGGATGCATCTCTTCCCTTCGCATTCGCAATTTCCAAGGCTTCTGCCCGGGTAGCCCCCCGCTGTAGTGCAATTTCATATGCGTTTAATCCTTGGATATCCCGCATATCCTCCAGCTTATGGGCTACGAAATTCCGCATCCCAATCTCTTCACCGAAATATAGGAAAGGTACCCCTTTTGCGGTCAAGGCCAGCGTGGCCATCAGACGAGCCCGTTCCTCCTCAATCTCCGCATCTCCTTCGCCAAAACGCGAAATCACGCGATCCATATCATGACTGCCGAAGAATAACGTTGGAATCTGATCCTCACGGTGTACCTGCTCCATCGTCTTAAGCTCCGTGAATAAATTTTCTGGACTAAATTCCTTCTGGCTTCCCAAATTGAAATTAAAGACCACATCCAACTTACCCGCTCCGCTGTAATGCCTCAGCATGTCCATGTCTTCAGATCCGACCTCACCTACCATGAACATCCCGCTATGCGCATGAACAAACTCACTAATTTCCTCGATGGCCTCTATAATTCCATTTTGATTCTGGTCATGCACATTCTTTTGTTCACCCGTTAATTCATCCATCGGGTTATCCGGAAATTGATCGGACACCGACAAGAAGTTGATCACATCTAGCCGGAAACCGCTAACGCCTTTGCCTAGCCAATAAGCCATGACATCCTTCATCGCTTCTTTTACTTCCGGATTCGCCCAGTTCAAATCGACCTGTTCTTTCGCAAACCCATGATAGTAATACTGTTCCGTAGCAGCATCCCATTCCCACGCTGTTCCGCCAAAAAAAGACTCCCAGTTATTTGGAACCCCGCCGTTCACAGCGTCCTTCCAAATGTACCAATCCCGCTTCGGATTTGTTCTTGAGGATCGGGATTCCTTGAACCACGCATGCTCTGAAGACGTATGATTCAAGACAAGATCGGCAATCACTCTGATTCCGCGAGTCTTTGCTTCCTGAATAAAGCGTTCAAAGTCTTCCATCGTTCCATAATCCGGGTCAATCTGGTAATAATCCGCAATGTCATACCCGTTATCTACTTTTGGAGACTTATAGAACGGTGTAAGCCAGATGCCCCCGATTCCAAGATCCCTCAAATAATCCAGCTTGGAAGTAAGACCGTCGAAATCACCAATCCCATCTCCGTTACTGTCACAGAAGCTTGGCATATACACTTCATAGAATACCGCCTTTTTCCACCACGGCTGTTCCAATCGCTATCCCCTCCTGTGCTAGCCTATTTCAAGTTAAATTGCATACCTTCCTGGAATTTCTTGCCGAAGATGATGAACAAGATAATGATTGGCAAGGTGAGCATCACTGCACCGGCATACATCGGACCTGGATACGATTGATACGGACCAAACATCTGAGATAATAAAACGTTCAATGTTAACATGCCGTCACTTCGGACGACGATC
This Paenibacillus sp. FSL R5-0345 DNA region includes the following protein-coding sequences:
- a CDS encoding zinc-dependent alcohol dehydrogenase family protein; this encodes MKAAVFQGNKRIDFMEWEAPAVGLKEVKLRVKCCGICGTDQHIYHGYPGSAEVTAPVVLGHELAGEVVAVGDEVTALQVGDRVSVDPNIYCGNCYFCRNGKVHLCDNLQAVGVTRDGGMGEYCVVPAANCYLLPDEMSWIEGAMIEPLGCVLHGYKKLDIRRAHQVLIIGGGFIGQLFLQLVKAAGVKGIIVSETEMFKHDRLVELGADEAVSPAAAGVMEALHHQFDIVIECVGRADSMELAVKASRKGGQVLMFGVASPDTCIQVSPFEIFTKELVIMGSFINPYTHEESIALIEKGIVQIESLISHRFSLKDVPEIMEEYTNLRVSKGVIVHER
- a CDS encoding beta-mannosidase, with product MTKIMNIKLTENWKLRDFNVGEVRDLEVASPEFIDYFWMTTTVPGDIHTTLREKGIIEDPFFGHQDQKCRWVEEKVWWYRTVFSYDSDPQPGEKMELLFEGLDTYATVYLNGVELGSTDNMFISHSFDVTRELNQGKNTLAVKIDPIHVHAGDKIQYYWSGFSKKRIWTRKAQSHFGWDWGPRLVCAGIWKEVHLIKRRHAHLDHVFARTTSIQDQVGIVDVDLCAHAFDRECSYTACVELLEGTERVAEAYVSLDRASGITVDGAITARTLHHSVTLRVIDPKLWWTHDLGTPFLYQLRVTLFADGEPIDTYEQRFGIRKIELMQLDEEGRHAFTFVLNGVKVFAKGANWIPIDSFIATVPDSRYTHLLQMAKAANMNMIRAWGGGIYERDIFFDECDRLGILIWQDFMFACALYPDYNRNFMNNVHREIEQVVTRLRSRTSLALWCGNNENDWLYEALSSSGEITHPFYGEKIYHELMPAVLEQLDPTRTFWPSSPFGGNDHNSRDVGDTHNWQVWHGNNEPRQFGEPQTQDYSVEGISFKRFKSDFTKFASEFGLHAASNRYTLAKNMPDNQFYWDSDEMKYRNKDIHYPKGIMLMEGFTGIPKDIYEYIQFSMLTQAEGLRYGIEHYRRNKPDTSGALFWQFNDCWPGTSWSVIDYYGLPKASYHYARKFFAPVLLCVDHDPNGQLQLWAVNDRREIYEDEAELTIYQMDGTIVYQRAFDVTVEANGKINFANLPEAEVLQQYSPREVVAVLRSKKQMTEEYVLYLRDYKDMDYQEAHIQISVDEVKGHIRLISDRVARMVMIELDAPWVIMDDNFFDLIPGEEKTVHVHHAAAGELPWETLRVTAMNDASIQKLRTEGDVLI
- a CDS encoding BtaManbiosPhlase; the encoded protein is MKIYRYEQNPLITPADVKPYHEDFEVIGAFNAGIASYNGEILMFLRVAERPISKDPKIVKAPIYNPETNELDILDLNTDDERFDFSDPRVIKNRSASATFQYLTSLSYIRIARSKDGHHFTVDEKPFVYPSNSLETFGVEDPRVTQIADTYYIYFSAVSPVGVGESLVSTKDFVNVTHHGMIFGPDNKDVLIFPEKINGKYYALHRPTTKSTGNPEIWIAESDNLLYWGNHKHLIGLRDGMWDSGRIGGGAVPFKTDKGWLELYHGATLEHRYCMGAVLLDLNDPSKVIARSNAPIMEPEADYEKNGFFGDVVFSCGALVEGDVVKMYYGVADTSMACAELSVQEILDSLVYV
- a CDS encoding MTP-1 family protein; translated protein: MKLHKTAVKTCEQLLMEYAMKDVFVTDTQKLNFTGVDHKDVYNITAPFQDEGEWVIAGRVEARDSEHSNVVFFVERDGQWAPREGAPILKLQDPFFTKINGELIVGGVQIYPHPVKADALMWRTVFYRGKNIASLELFFIGPDGMKDLRLVDLKDSIGVLTRPQGDKGGRGKIGFTRIASLEALSIPLIEETPLLEGQFVDEEWGGANEAHLLKNGLLGVLGHIASFDEAGDRHYYPMVFAIDPETGNYSDIQLIAVRNQFLPGVAKRPDLEDVVFSGGLVRHQDGTAHIYAGISDAEAQRATIPDPFAQFEIL
- a CDS encoding alpha-glucosidase, which codes for MEQPWWKKAVFYEVYMPSFCDSNGDGIGDFDGLTSKLDYLRDLGIGGIWLTPFYKSPKVDNGYDIADYYQIDPDYGTMEDFERFIQEAKTRGIRVIADLVLNHTSSEHAWFKESRSSRTNPKRDWYIWKDAVNGGVPNNWESFFGGTAWEWDAATEQYYYHGFAKEQVDLNWANPEVKEAMKDVMAYWLGKGVSGFRLDVINFLSVSDQFPDNPMDELTGEQKNVHDQNQNGIIEAIEEISEFVHAHSGMFMVGEVGSEDMDMLRHYSGAGKLDVVFNFNLGSQKEFSPENLFTELKTMEQVHREDQIPTLFFGSHDMDRVISRFGEGDAEIEEERARLMATLALTAKGVPFLYFGEEIGMRNFVAHKLEDMRDIQGLNAYEIALQRGATRAEALEIANAKGRDASRSPMQWNAGPQGGFTSGKPWIDMGPNYEQLNVQSESSQPNSLLHYYKKLLRLRNTQDVFQFGDYDVLERRGNLILYVRTLKALNTRALVALNFDKQSVQIDPSMLLDGQAACILSSRRETVSGTDLVTLLPNEAAIWMCEPLLFD